The following are encoded together in the Tribolium castaneum strain GA2 chromosome 3, icTriCast1.1, whole genome shotgun sequence genome:
- the Bruce gene encoding baculoviral IAP repeat-containing protein 6 isoform X6, producing the protein MTTDGTSSNPAQTSDSLDGSEMTRCFHDPPEIISLIDLKRLHALCQFEPLRAGYCAVVPPCWSEIQQAQRQRRYPQSLKTDCDQYTKTWRLQTDTTTWDEHIFEITLPSPMSLGHVDVHFSLQSSTALPHVEVTLLRQNTSGIGHKKDVKFAVDETITIDMLQQWADNPVISQEYLRAHNADILAGPVNIASCLDLSEQCGVVTLTSPKLFKSRNRTLLLHIRAVYSKEEANNKTASKRKRSESKDKTGQCASHKNEFYMGCDCIHELSITVYSSKHTEIPHERSQRNFMLESISCVQSLLLTAMNNSSNESVSLSLDVLTWIASIRLIRNRSNNGEVPNQQMEFLYVIEYNLAKLLQQCLLLGERSIAHKCMKLIEVCCNGAKNMSETGRSHFEFSILKALLSLLNTITDVRSPGGLQWIFALLLKVISKNAQYVATKCVTLLNKMSEELENRTNPYHLLLRSRYGLYGTPLELELFDIEPPPYAKSTSTYVTYATAVSGDSANQNNDFFENYSFNKESINPKDVLSGTETKLKWRNLAPPKIYRGLIETVPLHFTCVSASEGTRLERADASNNINNIVINEIPFSITPFHGQGSLDKMDHSKFKSYLVDFVEEPTVTVKEYKNSNPQATTSSVGTWDDNGCEVLIGELPVDVGNHLLKKLDSMYQDLKSSMENKSSAVKNVWQPESLLSPPTNSSLPWQHLLVTPPQQVIVVERMHSGARRYVVLDFGQPILLTDILLPSCNDLVSVSIDIWLKSEDVDGTRLVVAADIGSKNLVLNDLQPAPLCRYMKITTVGRYGMTTARCRIPIGYFYGHVVVLPEEVPPDLSQNVSNLACTDLDKQLTILSKLFEDISCRYSLACSKLKELLRPFLVADMKNASHLATYMNIMKDKALNTSNPEHSKIFSAYQESITYQRQLNTIRNVMNRLEGSISKMSVSPRNPKDIPNASTDKLRAIAEGLLEVLLTLDSAIEIDPVTCRKLFQGLCVSQASRLQLLTAIFLDKSCRTKSYWGNFLADTLTEMFATSNTTKFPQDRVFILLAYLSRKSPERSAVIDAGLRVVSQTLAPLTGDRSNLLAVSVDLPLLSWLLMYLSLQLDLSKNSLQSATRWDWVFGEIVGKVNAESAKIGSRKKNYKRISKQQIDNLDAAQKLVQSSAQVQALSTLSNHAACLTSKLDAALKTQQFLMKKVKYKFMDMKNSPAENPLAPKKLKETAAEPVIEKITEKKMPQHIDVNHCLTVAKGLLTLVLSMDHSSSADMLLLSFKVMARLVSMAKIKLGQLMNQEQLLNLFRFCLASKIPWAPHALACLLQDVVENENDTDSGASTSWATNDFLSDVANLCEFTDDETFVHEPVITAPPKTGNNNNQLPSVYESDDSDLEEIVDGFLDKEAMSTPKKIPKPTNYSHTTNSVALDSRLDLSVDVSAEISLRKLINKNTQGLLQSVNAPVVGDESEDALAPWPTVVLPLQPESLLSNTAMLTQCFDSLFENLPMQDSANIEHILQLWLTLNNPYKDDKFDPSAVAQIVLKESSVKALISAIAWTPGLSLITWCVALQTLTLVCNSNITSESSLYWSDSYGMASCIVNHPDFVQVFMRLLSGTGLTFIDKVLAGPSLCKALNDFLDRLLMRCYVESPRSKAGKSLKTLLLKIVHQLVLPTGPIALRQGPLDVQCKLLKIMLDIDYFNADMTIAMSIFESTCVLVHSYFVNVDKIKCINIGEKHNVVTTTFNEIFACVMGSDPIKMDLQVSTEVLFLRLLKFLGKLVQTQFRQGIDQPEAMDVEPLATSQTDESKAEQIQQDSMRNRGENFADLVLQYHANIMRLCQSLAACKSSSLCMLANVSQKAAFSNLSEPSNVGDAVFHVLALLAKRTSDKKLVLPPLLQFLAHAPQLSEPLLWFLLQILNNEEAIRNFLTAGGIEILGRSFVTSSNTPNTISKSGTISIVMQHFSGINPTSDASTAIASASASRKLQQATIENKLSLVNFAPCCTISCPSGTAQPAEVLIQGTAATHRRARTPQWSYHFYPDEAHTELTLQLPSAILLREVHLQPHLSALATCPSAVALEVSANGPSRLVPVCPPLPTSGMVFIRLHLPVPEVVNCVLIRLYRPRDANNIGLSQIRLLGNLAFGGNTNQNLADPVEDESHCRHSLGWLRLLHHCFTLPTEQDLAKQVIACASGVPRLLSTCCELLLVPSHVLPIYLPCLEKVLRELSLHNLENGNNVIKILLNSRSSIIEPLNFADNAWQDRLLINATGYQSACELLYQICEHQDSDTFYRVKMMLEWLQSVAVEAMQTGNTQGCNPAYISSIASILWSANQARVSYDLPSMITLDFFDTIYNLKTCVENNIALKYSLDSLLCSLCYIRPELFPVLLQRIGVLVPNLSTDHDASISDDRKDSESMTDDNKQTFELDSEWYGHLVMGELSKLSLSNEQLETVALVSRSPSAIQQLLDSGLPKMLNSAIYEFCTSNEDNSVPMAKLENVTAILKFFTDVSDEKTMRDWLGSSDGSSFWLELLNWLCKKPFLKKSNLQSEAHAQLEEVCVKFLSKCCLCHPSNQARLANVLCKVIDLQSNGISGFMRRLTLQLLLENEKIPVSIKADETLYKSVKLTQAYLPVHPAFKQTYNRALLYLSTNTTLADILEQHIYFNTTYKMETNNSSKRPFVTKKDLFKGWFPEDSDLSMAAGVTAKDKRAKDAKNQAASTPQSKKKRYTATESLTSGDVIGGRLIKCEAYSDQPLPLNLNLGQLLRLIESKGTTADWPCVHLVVCQNKNGDKKSESSEVDSSLYQQQPFSSALQVFSSMGGLALLARHLPTVYPEAVRPPLKEKTTSEQSDSEWIKVEDCDDIYEDVEETVGTSSPSKSSGLISNVPAHSLTAFGLFLRLPGYAEVLLKDMKKALCLLRLVLGVTDDGEGGDIFQSPIADSLPTLPFEVLRKLYDATPLSTDDGRLLRRISINTGVVHLLLACLGIFTHQTQNNEKEGQKDAKGKDERSQLYWAKGTGYGTGSTQQIWNVEQALLKQKSEEEHVTVLLQVLASYISPNGETADELMEDVLPSSFHDLLANSSLLPALSSYLRNDSVLDMARHIPLYRAALQLLRALATSSQLVDLLLPQKTRINEPSISSLLKSMKTCVDTYASKLRLNTKTNTKFKTKLREQLEELEQGEGLATLMPDIQDTANLVSKVTSGLVDSDHDSEGEVAVDRVIFASLEEKYLKIMKSLQFGSYEMITELPEGGVKFAVSHHFENNAKSTGEQSHPARVKRIAQEAVTLSTSLPLSYSSSVFVRYDTSRLDVMKVLMTGPADTPYANGCFEFDVFFPPDYPLSPMMINLETTGHHTIRFNPNLYNDGKVCLSVLNTWHGRPEEKWNAQTSNFLQVLVSIQSLILVPEPYFNEPGYERSRGTPAGTQSSREYNANVSQATVRWAMLEQILNPCLCFKDVIYTHFYLKRHEILAQVEGWIKDLENDITEKRISRTANKRSPTANIDSFKKIFQQLKEQLTKLKPPEGVVEEDPAPKMETTSASVNGLEGNEQEMDADIDMEKMVKEMCEFDAT; encoded by the exons ATGACCACCGACGGTACATCATCAAACCCCGCCCAAACCAGCGATTCACTCGACGGAAGTGAAATGACGCGTTGTTTCCACGACCCTCCCGAAATAATTTCTTTGATAGACTTGAAACGATTGCACGCTTTGTGTCAATTCGAACCGTTACGAGCAGGGTATTGCGCTGTAGTTCCTCCCTGTTGGAGCGAAATCCAGCAGGCTCAAAGACAGAGAAGGTACCCCCAAAGCCTCAAAACCGACTGCGACCAGTATACGAAAACGTGGCGACTGCAAACGGACACAACCACCTGGGATGAGCACATCTTCGAGATCACATTGCCCAGTCCCATGTCTCTGGGCCACGTGGACGTGCACTTCAGTCTGCAATCGTCGACGGCGTTGCCGCATGTCGAAGTGACGCTTTTGCGGCAAAACACGAGCGGGATTGGGCACAAAAAAGACGTTAAGTTTGCTGTGGACGAAACCATAACTATAGATATGTTGCAACAGTGGGCCGATAATCCCGTTATCAGTCAGGAGTATCTAAGGGCACACAATGCCGATATTCTGGCAGGTCCGGTGAACATTGCCTCGTGTTTGGACTTGTCGGAACAATGCGGTGTTGTTACTTTGACCAGTCCGAAATTGTTCAAGTCGAGGAATCGGACCTTGCTGTTGCACATCAGGGCTGTTTATTCCAAAGAAGAGGCTAATAACAAAACTGCTTCCAAGAGGAAACGCTCCGAGAGCAAGGACAAGACGGGTCAGTGTGCCAGCCACAAAAATGAGTTTTACATGGGGTGTGATTGCATTCACGAGTTGAGTATTACGGTGTATAGTTCCAAACATACTGAAATTCCGCATGAGAGGAGTCAGAGGAATTTCATGTTGGAGTCTATTTCCTGCGTCCAGTCGCTGCTGCTAACAGCAATGAATAATTCGTCAAATGAGTCGGTTTCTTTGTCGTTGGATGTACTCACGTGGATTGCGTCCATTCGTTTGATTAGGAATAGGAGTAACAACGGGGAGGTGCCTAATCAGCAGATGGAATTTTTATACGTGATTGAGTACAACTTGGCGAAGCTCCTCCAACAGTGTCTTCTCCTCGGCGAACGAAGCATTGCACATAAGTGCATGAAGTTAATCGAAGTTTGTTGCAA TGGCGCTAAGAACATGAGCGAGACGGGGCGCTCCCACTTCGAGTTTAGCATCCTGAAGGCCCTTCTCTCGCTTTTGAACACAATCACCGATGTCCGGTCACCTGGCGGCCTCCAGTGGATCTTCGCACTTCTCCTTAAAGTCATTTCGAAAAACGCTCAATACGTTGCAACCAAATGCGTAactttgttgaataaaatgtcCGAAGAGTTAGAAAATCGAACGAATCCGTACCACTTACTTCTCAGGAGTCGTTACGGCCTATACGGCACTCCTCTAGAACTAGAATTATTTGATATCGAACCGCCACCCTACGCTAAAAGTACCAGTACATACGTCACTTACGCTACAGCGGTGTCTGGGGACAGCGCCAATCAGAATAACGACTTTTTCGAGAACTATTCGTTCAATAAAGAGAGTATTAACCCTAAAGATGTGTTGTCAGGCACTGAGACGAAGCTGAAGTGGCGAAATTTAGCACCACCGAAAATATACAGAGGGTTAATAGAAACCGTTCCTTTGCATTTCACTTGCGTTTCGGCAAGTGAAGGGACGAGACTAGAAAGGGCCGATGCCTcaaataacatcaataacatCGTTATCAACGAGATACCGTTTTCAATTACGCCATTCCATGGCCAGGGCTCTTTAGACAAAATGGACCACAGCAAGTTTAAATCCTACTTGGTTGATTTTGTGGAAGAACCGACCGTCACCGTTAAAGAATACAAAAATTCGAATCCACAAGCAACCACTTCGAGTGTGGGCACGTGGGACGATAACGGCTGTGAAGTGTTAATCGGAGAGTTACCAGTGGATGTCGGCAACCACCTCTTAAAGAAATTAGATTCCATGTATCAAGATTTGAAATCTTCAATGGAAAATAAAAGTAGCGCAGTAAAGAATGTGTGGCAACCAGAGAGTTTACTTTCGCCGCCGACTAATAGTAGTTTGCCGTGGCAACACTTACTAGTAACTCCGCCACAACAGGTTATTGTAGTGGAACGGATGCATTCGGGGGCTCGCAGATACGTGGTTTTGGATTTCGGGCAACCGATTTTGCTCACTGATATTCTTCTACCGTCTTGCAATGACCTGGTCTCTGTTAGTATTGACATTTGGCTGAAGAGTGAAGATGTTGATGGGACTCGATTGGTGGTTGCTGCAGATATTGGGTCGAAGAATTTGGTGTTGAATGATCTGCAGCCGGCGCCGCTGTGCCGATACATGAAG ATTACCACAGTTGGTCGTTACGGAATGACTACAGCGAGATGCAGAATCCCTATTGGTTACTTTTACGGCCACGTGGTAGTTCTCCCTGAAGAAGTACCACCGGATTTGTCCCAAAACGTTTCGAACTTGGCTTGCACTGACTTAGATAAGCAACTAACAATTTTATCGAAACTTTTCGAAGATATCAGCTGTCGATACAGTTTGGCTTGCTCcaaattaaaagagcttttacGACCGTTCTTGGTGGCcgacatgaaaaatgcatcTCATCTGGCGACTTATATGAACATCATGAAAGACAAAGCCCTTAATACCAGCAACCCCGAACACAGTAAAATCTTTAGCGCTTATCAGGAATCAATCACATACCAGCGTCAGTTGAACACGATTCGAAATGTGATGAATCGACTTGAAGGGAGTATTAGTAAAATGTCGGTCTCGCCGAGAAATCCTAAAGACATTCCGAACGCCTCAACCGATAAACTTAGAGCCATCGCTGAAGGTTTGCTTGAGGTGCTACTAACGCTGGATTCAGCAATCGAAATCGATCCCGTCACCTGTCGCAAGCTCTTCCAAGGGCTATGCGTGTCGCAAGCTTCACGTCTGCAGTTACTAACCGCCATTTTCCTGGACAAGTCCTGCAGGACGAAGAGTTACTGGGGCAATTTCCTCGCCGACACTTTGACCGAAATGTTCGCGACATCCAACACAACAAAATTCCCCCAAGACCGCGTTTTCATCCTCTTGGCTTACTTGAGCCGGAAAAGCCCCGAACGGAGCGCCGTCATTGACGCCGGTCTTCGAGTGGTTTCGCAAACTTTAGCTCCTTTGACTGGAGATCGCTCCAATTTACTTGCGGTCTCGGTGGATCTCCCTCTACTCTCCTGGCTGTTGATGTATCTCTCGCTCCAGTTGGACCTAAGCAAGAACAGTCTCCAATCGGCCACGAGATGGGACTGGGTGTTTGGGGAAATCGTCGGGAAGGTCAATGCCGAAAGTGCGAAAATCGGAAGCCggaagaaaaattacaaacgcATCAGCAAGCAACAAATCGACAATTTGGATGCGGCACAGAAGCTGGTCCAGTCTTCGGCTCAGGTACAG GCTTTGTCGACGTTGTCCAACCATGCGGCGTGTCTCACATCGAAGTTGGATGCGGCTCTGAAGACGCAACAGTTTCTGATGAAGAAAGTTAAGTACAAGTTCATGGATATGAAGAATTCGCCGGCGGAGAATCCACTCGCGCCGAAGAAGCTGAAGGAGACGGCGGCGGAACCAGtaatcgagaaaattaccgAGAAGAAGATGCCGCAGCATATTGACGTTAATCATTGTTTGACTGTGGCCAAAGGGCTGCTGACTTTGGTGCTCTCGATGGACCATTCGAGCAGTGCCGACATGCTCTTGCTTTCGTTTAAA gTAATGGCCCGCCTGGTCAGCATGGCTAAAATCAAATTGGGCCAGCTGATGAACCAGGAGCAGCTCTTGAACTTGTTCCGCTTTTGCCTCGCTTCGAAAATTCCATGGGCCCCTCATGCTCTCGCCTGTCTCTTGCAAGACGTCGTTGAAAACGAAAACGACACCGACTCTGGGGCTTCCACAAGCTGGGCCACTAACGATTTCCTCTCTGACGTGGCAAACCTGTGCGAATTCACGGACGACGAGACATTCGTTCACGAACCTGTAATAACAGCGCCACCTAAAACTGGAAATAACAACAACCAGTTGCCTTCGGTTTACGAATCCGACGATTCGGATTTAGAGGAAATTGTTGACGGGTTTTTGGACAAGGAAGCCATGTCGACTCCGAAGAAGATACCGAAACCAACGAATTACTCACACACCACTAATTCAGTAGCGCTGGATTCGAGACTTGATCTCAGTGTTGACGTATCAGCGGAAATATCGCTACGGAagttgattaataaaaatactcaaGGGTTGTTGCAAAGTGTCAACGCGCCTGTGGTTGGTGACGAAAGTGAAGATGCGTTAGCGCCATGGCCTACTGTGGTATTGCCGCTGCAACCGGAGTCTCTTCTGAGTAACACTGCGATGCTGACTCAGTGCTTCGATTCGTTGTTTGAGAACTTGCCGATGCAAGACTCGGCAAACATTGAGCACATTTTGCAGTTGTGGCTGACTTTGAATAACCCGTACAAGGACGATAAGTTTGATCCTTCAGCCGTTGCTCAAATCGTTCTCAAAGAAAGCTCAGTGAAGGCTTTGATTTCAGCGATAGCCTGGACTCCGGGCTTGTCTCTAATTACGTGGTGTGTCGCCTTACAGACTTTGACTTTGGTCTGTAATAGTAATATAACGTCAGAGTCTTCCCTCTATTGGTCAGATTCGTACGGAATGGCCTCTTGTATAGTCAATCACCCGGATTTCGTCCAGGTCTTCATGAGGTTGTTATCGGGGACTGGGCTTACCTTCATTGATAAAGTTTTG GCGGGACCTTCGTTATGTAAAGCTTTGAACGATTTTCTCGACCGGCTTTTGATGAGGTGTTACGTGGAAAGTCCCCGAAGCAAAGCAGGAAAATCGTTAAAGACTCTCTTGTTGAAAATTGTGCACCAGTTAGTGCTACCTACAGGGCCAATTGCCCTACGACAAGGGCCTCTAGATGTGCAGtgtaaattgttgaaaattatgTTAGATATAGATTATTTTAACGCCGATATGACTATCGCGATGAGTATTTTCGAGAGTACGTGTGTTCTGGTTCATTCGTATTTTGTTAATgttgataaaattaaatgtattaatATCGGGGAGAAGCACAACGTGGTCACGACGACGTTTAATGAGATTTTTGCCTGTGTTATGGGCTCGGACCCCATCAAAATGGATCTACAGGTCTCCACTGAAGTGCTCTTTTTGCGGCTCTTGAAGTTTTTGGGGAAATTGGTGCAAACACAGTTTAGACAAGGCATCGATCAACCG GAAGCAATGGACGTTGAGCCCTTGGCGACTTCGCAAACCGACGAAAGCAAGGCCGAGCAAATCCAACAAGACTCGATGCGCAATCGTGGCGAAAATTTCGCCGATCTTGTCCTCCAATACCACGCTAATATTATGCGTCTGTGCCAGTCTTTAGCAGCTTGCAAATCCTCGTCATTGTGTATGCTAGCAAATGTCTCGCAAAAAGCGGCCTTTTCCAACTTGAGCGAACCGAGTAACGTTGGAGACGCAGTGTTCCACGTTTTAGCCCTGTTAGCTAAGCGAACCTCTGATAAAAAGTTGGTGTTACCACCGTTGCTTCAATTCTTAGCACATGCGCCTCAACTGAGCGAGCCTTTGTTGTGGTTCCTAttgcaaattttgaacaatGAAGAGGCTATTCGGAATTTCCTCACCGCAg GTGGTATTGAAATTTTGGGCCGAAGTTTCGTAACGAGTAGCAACACTCCGAATACCATTTCCAAGTCAGGGACTATTTCCATAGTCATGCAACACTTCAGTGGGATTAATCCCACTTCTGACGCTAGCACAGCCATCGCGTCAGCATCGGCTTCAAGGAAGCTGCAACAAGCAACCATCGAAAATAAATTGTCTTTGGTTAATTTCGCCCCTTGCTGCACTATAAG TTGCCCATCAGGGACAGCCCAACCGGCGGAAGTCCTAATTCAAGGAACGGCTGCGACCCACCGCCGGGCACGAACTCCCCAATGGAGTTACCACTTTTACCCCGACGAAGCCCACACTGAACTCACTTTGCAACTCCCGAGTGCGATTTTACTGCGTGAGGTGCATTTGCAGCCACACTTGAGTGCCCTGGCGACTTGTCCTTCAGCTGTAGCCTTGGAAGTCTCAGCCAATGGTCCTTCGCGTTTAGTCCCTGTGTGTCCGCCACTTCCTACCAGTGGTATGGTTTTCATCAGGCTACACTTGCCGGTTCCGGAAGTCGTCAATTGTGTCTTGATTCGTTTGTATCGTCCACGTGATGCTAACAATATCGGGCTTTCGCAAATCCGTCTTTTGGGTAATTTGGCTTTTGGCGGAAATACCAATCAGAACTTGGCCGATCCGGTCGAAGATGAGTCACACTGTCGCCACAGTTTAGGCTGGTTAAGGTTACTACACCACTGTTTTACGTTACCGACAGAGCAGGATTTGGCAAAACAAGTGATAGCGTGTGCGTCTGGAGTACCGAGATTGTTGAGTACTTGTTGCGAGTTGCTTCTAGTACCATCCCACGTGCTTCCGATCTATTTACCGTGTTTGGAGAAGGTTTTAAGGGAGTTGAGTTTGCACAATTTGGAAAACGGAAACAATGTTATCAAAATTCTGCTGAACAGTCGGTCGAGTATCATAGAACCGCTAAATTTCGCCGATAATGCCTGGCAAGACAGGTTGTTGATAAATGCAACGGGGTACCAATCAGCTTGTGAATTGTTGTACCAGATTTGCGAACATCAAGATTCTGATACTTTCTACCGCGTTAAGATGATGCTGGAGTGGTTGCAAAGTGTCGCAGTCGAAGCGATGCAAACCGGAAATACGCAAGGGTGCAACCCTGCGTACATATCTAGCATAGCTTCGATTCTGTGGTCGGCCAATCAGGCTCGAGTCAGCTACGACTTACCGTCAATGATCACTTTAGATTTCTTCGACACGATCTACAACCTTAAAACCTGCGTGGAAAACAACATCGCGCTTAAATACTCCCTCGACTCCCTGTTGTGCAGTTTGTGTTACATAAGGCCTGAACTTTTCCCGGTGCTTTTACAACGAATCGGAGTGTTAGTTCCGAATTTGTCCACCGATCATGACGCTTCGATCTCCGACGACCGCAAAGACTCCGAAAGTATGACCGACGATAACAAACAAACCTTCGAGCTAGATTCGGAATGGTACGGCCACCTGGTAATGGGCGAACTCTCGAAACTTAGTCTTTCGAACGAACAACTGGAAACCGTGGCCTTGGTGAGTCGCTCACCCTCGGCCATCCAACAGTTGCTAGACTCCGGTCTCCCGAAGATGTTGAACAGTGCCATATACGAGTTTTGTACTTCAAACGAGGATAATTCAGTCCCAATGGCTAAACTGGAGAACGTGACTGCGATTTTAAAGTTCTTCACTGATGTTAGCGACGAGAAAACGATGCGTGATTGGCTGGGGTCGTCCGATGGCTCGTCGTTTTGGCTCGAGTTGCTCAACTGGTTGTGCAAAAAACCGTTCCTGAAAAAGTCGAATCTCCAGTCAGAAGCGCACGCCCAATTGGAGGAAGTGTGTGTCAAGTTTTTGTCGAAGTGTTGCCTTTGTCACCCTAGTAATCAAGCGCGACTGGCGAATGTTTTATGCAAAGTTATAGATTTGCAAAGTAATGGAATCTCCGGTTTCATGCGTCGGCTGACTCTTCAGCTACTGCTGGAAAACGAGAAGATCCCCGTCAGTATTAAAGCGGACGAGACTTTGTATAAAAGCGTCAAGTTGACTCAGGCGTACTTGCCGGTGCATCCGGCCTTCAAACAGACCTACAACCGGGCTTTGCTCTACTTGAGCACTAATACGACTCTAGCCGACATCCTAGAGCAgcacatttattttaacacGACCTACAAGATGGAGACGAATAACTCGAGTAAGCGACCTTTTGTCACTAAGAAAGATCTATTCAAAGGTTGGTTCCCCGAAGATTCAGACTTGAGCATGGCTGCGGGTGTTACTGCCAAAGATAAACGTGCCAAAGACGCCAAAAATCAAGCCGCCTCGACGCCCCAGTCGAAGAAGAAGAGGTACACGGCGACGGAAAGTCTGACTAGTGGGGACGTTATTGGGGGACGCCTGATCAAGTGCGAGGCGTACTCGGACCAGCCCTTGCCCCTCAACTTGAATCTGGGGCAACTGCTGCGGTTGATTGAGTCGAAGGGGACGACTGCCGATTGGCCGTGTGTCCATTTAGTCGTTTGTCAAAACAAAA ATGGtgataaaaaaagtgaaagtaGTGAAGTAGATTCTAGTTTGTACCAGCAACAACCATTCAGTAGTGCCTTACAAGTGTTCAGTTCGATGGGTGGGTTGGCGCTACTGGCTCGGCATTTGCCTACGGTGTACCCAGAGGCAGTGCGGCCACCACTTAAGGAGAAAACCACGTCCGAACAATCGGACTCCGAGTGGATTAAAGTTGAAG acTGCGACGATATCTACGAAGATGTCGAAGAAACAGTCGGGACCAGTTCGCCTTCAAAGTCATCAGGGCTTATTTCAAACGTTCCAGCTCACTCTCTCACTGCCTTTGGTCTCTTTCTCCGACTGCCGGGCTACGCTGAAGTCCTTCTCAAAGACATGAAGAAGGCTCTATGTCTGTTGCGCTTAGTATTGGGTGTGACCGACGACGGCGAAGGCGGTGATATATTCCAGTCCCCGATTGCCGACTCGCTCCCCACGTTGCCTTTTGAAGTGCTCCGAAAGCTCTACGATGCCACACCTTTGAGCACCGACGATGGCCGGCTTCTCCGACGCATCAGCATTAATACGGGCGTGGTCCACTTGCTCTTAGCTTGTTTGGGGATTTTCACCCATCAGACTCAAAACAACGAGAAAGAGGGCCAGAAAGACGCAAAAGGGAAGGACGAACGCTCCCAGTTGTACTGGGCCAAAGGTACAGGCTACGGTACGGGTTCGACTCAACAAATCTGGAACGTTGAACAAGCCCTACTTAAACAAAAGAGCGAAGAGGAGCACGTGACAGTCCTGTTACAAGTTTTGGCGAGCTATATCAGTCCCAACGGGGAAACTGCGGATGAGTTAATGGAAGATGTTTTGCCGTCGTCGTTTCATGACCTTTTGGCCAATAGCTCGCTTTTGCCGGCGCTTAGCTCGTATCTGAGGAACGATTCAG TTTTAGATATGGCCCGGCATATACCGCTCTACAGAGCGGCCTTGCAACTATTAAGAGCCTTGGCTACTAGTTCGCAACTGGTGGATTTGCTCTTGCCTCAAAAAACCCGCATCAACGAACCATCTATTAGTTCATTATTGAAAAGCATGAAGACTTGCGTTGATACTTATGCTTCTAAATTaag ACTCAACActaaaacaaatacaaaattcAAAACCAAACTTCGGGAACAACTCGAAGAACTTGAACAGGGTGAAGGTCTGGCGACTTTAATGCCCGACATCCAGGACACCGCCAATTTGGTGTCTAAGGTAACAAGCGGCCTCGTAGACTCGGACCACGATAGCGAAGGGGAAGTTGCCGTGGATCGGGTCATATTTGCGTCTTTGGAAGAGAAATATCTCAAGATAATGAAGAGTCTGCAGTTTG GTTCGTACGAAATGATCACGGAATTGCCTGAAGGTGGTGTAAAGTTTGCGGTGTCGCACCATTTTGAAAACAACGCGAAATCGACGGGGGAGCAGTCGCACCCGGCGCGTGTCAAGCGGATAGCGCAGGAGGCCGTAACCCTATCCACGAGTCTGCCTTTGAGTTACAGCAGTTCTGTTTTCGTTCGTTACGACACCTCCCGGTTGGACGTCATGAAGGTGCTGATGACCGGCCCTGCGGACACTCCCTACGCCAACGGCTGCTTCGAATTCGACGTTTTTTTCCCGCCGGATTACCCCTTGTCCCCCATGATGATCAACCTGGAAACGACGGGACACCACACTATTAGGTTTAATCCGAATTTATATAACGACGGCAAGGTTTGTCTGTCCGTGCTGAACACCTGGCACGGACGGCCTGAGGAGAAGTGGAACGCCCAAACCTCCAACTTCCTGCAGGTCCTGGTGTCTATCCAGAGCCTGATCCTTGTGCCAGAGCCCTACTTCAACGAGCCGGGCTATGAAAGGTCCCGCGGGACGCCGGCCGGCACGCAGAGTTCTAGAGAATACAACGCGAACGTGTCCCAAGCCACGGTCAGGTGGGCCATGTTAGAACAAATTCTGAACCCTTGTTTGTGTTTTAAAGATGTTATTTACACGCATTTCTATTTGAAACGTCACGAGATCTTGGCGCAGGTCGAGGGTTGGATCAAAGACCTAGAGAACGATATCACGGAGAAGAGGATATCGCGGACTGCGAATAAGAGGTCGCCGACGGCGAATATCGACAGTTTCAAAAAGATATTCCAGCAGTTGAAGGAGCAGTTGACCAAGTTGAAGCCGCCGGAAGGCGTGGTGGAGGAAGACCCGGCCCCGAAGATGGAGACCACGAGTGCGTCGGTTAACGGGCTGGAGGGCAACGAGCAGGAGATGGACGCGGATATCGACATGGAGAAGATGGTTAAGGAAATGTGCGAGTTTGACGCAACATAG